The Plasmodium gaboni strain SY75 chromosome 9, whole genome shotgun sequence DNA segment AATTaatttcataatatatttttataaaatattacatatatttatatagaacatttagaaaaacaaaatatatattttttaataaatttttctattacaaaatattattatataatattatatatattaaaacaattaaacgtaattaatatatttatataattaaaaaaaaaaaaaaaaaaaaaaaaggtgaaaatatataaagatatagaaattgattattttattttttagcATCATCACTctattatttaaaattaaatatattttataatatatattaaaattttataatagttatatatttttcttttgttactgttttatttatttatttattatttcattttaaattaatGTACCTATACATTTATAGTTCATATGATTTGTTGTTTAGTTTTTTATCCATTAGTGTtgaaataatatgttttattattttatattgttcaataatattttttgttttattgctcatatattttttatatctcttcgtattatatgaataagACAATGTTTTATCAAATAGCTGGTAATAAActaaaaagaaaaaaaacaatgaaaaatatatagaagaggatattatattcaatgtatataataatgatgaataAATACCTTTTATCCAGATATGTGAAGaactatatattatcacaTATGATTAAGggttatatatattaacaaaataaaGGGAAATCTGAGGAAATAAACctgaaaaaaaaaatatatatatatatacaaacGGGATGACCACAAGGGGATATGTTttatgaattaaaaaaatagcacaaatatatatatatttatatatatatttatatatgtgtatatttattcattcatattataaatatttttctttttttttactgTCAATGTTGAAAATATGTTCATGAGGTGGAATAAAATATCACGATATACCCTATTAAGTGGTATAATAATTTCCTTTGGGTTATTCTACAAATCAAAGAATTTCAATTTATTGAGAACATTAATTAGGAAGCTAAGTAGTTTGTTCCctgtttttataaaaaataactttttaaataatgaaattaaGAATAgtgtaaaaatatattttggTAGTCAAAGTGGGACAGCAGAAGAATTTGCAAAAGAATTAAAAGCTAACTTGAATgatttatttcatatacaagcaaatattatagatttagaatattttaataaagaagaaataaaatcTTTTGGAATCcgtatatttattgttgCAACTTATGGAGACGGAGAACCAACTGATAATGCGGttgaattttttaaatggTTAAAAAgtttaaataatgataatgattATTTTAGAAATACGAAATATTCCATTATGGGTTTAGGTAGCAAAcaatataaacattttaataaaatagCTAAAAAACTTGATacttttcttttaaattttaaagCTCATCGAATTAGTGAAACTATTTATGgtgatgatgatgataatatatatcatgATTTTGAAGTAtggaaaaataaattttttttgcaacttccaaaattattaaatatgaaaaatatacCTGTTTATGTACCCAAAGAAGATATTATTGAATTGATATCTTGGACAGACATGTCAGAAATTAAATTAGATATACAATATTGTGATCATATAATAGaagaagataataataaaaaagaaaaaaatataatagtaacagaaaatattataaatgaaaattttaCAATTAATCAGCAATTATTGAATAATGAACAAAACAAACTAagtattaataataattcaaaacATATAAGTACTGATATAATAGGGaagttttattttaatcATCTAACAGGAAAAGTTATATCcaataaaaatttattaaaaaatgtagaTTTATCTAATAACGGAGATAAAGTTAATCATATCAATATAAGTATTGAAGAaaacattatttataaagCTGCAGATAATTTATCCAttttaacaaaaaataCAAACGAGGTCATGAACTGGTGGTTAAAACGATTAAATATAGATGATAAAgagaaaacaaaaaaattcatttttataaatagaaataaattaaGAGATAATTCATCTGTTATGAATGATCAAAAGGATgaagtaaaaaataaaacatataacaataatgttaataaagggaataataaaaaaaataatgatgataatagtgataataatatcaatagtaataataattataatgataatgatgatgatatatatgtacCCTTTCCAACACCATGTAGTGTTGAAGATGcattatcatattattgTGATCTAACAACCATTCCAAGActgaatattttaaaaaagtttaaatgttttattaaaGATATAGAAGAACTTAAAATGTTTaactttattt contains these protein-coding regions:
- a CDS encoding flavodoxin-like protein; translated protein: MFMRWNKISRYTLLSGIIISFGLFYKSKNFNLLRTLIRKLSSLFPVFIKNNFLNNEIKNSVKIYFGSQSGTAEEFAKELKANLNDLFHIQANIIDLEYFNKEEIKSFGIRIFIVATYGDGEPTDNAVEFFKWLKSLNNDNDYFRNTKYSIMGLGSKQYKHFNKIAKKLDTFLLNFKAHRISETIYGDDDDNIYHDFEVWKNKFFLQLPKLLNMKNIPVYVPKEDIIELISWTDMSEIKLDIQYCDHIIEEDNNKKEKNIIVTENIINENFTINQQLLNNEQNKLSINNNSKHISTDIIGKFYFNHLTGKVISNKNLLKNVDLSNNGDKVNHINISIEENIIYKAADNLSILTKNTNEVMNWWLKRLNIDDKEKTKKFIFINRNKLRDNSSVMNDQKDEVKNKTYNNNVNKGNNKKNNDDNSDNNINSNNNYNDNDDDIYVPFPTPCSVEDALSYYCDLTTIPRLNILKKFKCFIKDIEELKMFNFILSNNQRNTFFNICKECDMTFIEFVDMFMQSAVFELSPFLQLIPRNTPKSYTISSSPKESKDILSLTVKKKQYCIHSLRRALKNFKKNDMFPKLSEQKLRDLCSRRWFKGSSSYYLTEELNVNDIVKFNIKSSKFVLPENIQSSHIIMIATGTGIAPFKAFLSEFIYYDQQIVKNNFVRKGKRILFYGCRKREIDFLYEMEIMDALEKKHIDETYFAFSRDQESKIYVQDLIIQNKELVWNLLQKGAYIYVCGNSNMSKDVNKTINSLPQHFKQNDKKFTKKLKKSGRYIHEMW